The following nucleotide sequence is from Mesobacillus jeotgali.
GACCCCAAACATAATATCATTCAGGAACGGCATCAAGAAAAGGTATGCCGCAAGTGCGCCGATCGGTTCGGAAAGACCGGAAAGAAATGATAGTTTAAAAGCTTTCTTTCTATCGCCAGTCGCAAAATAAACTGGTACGGAAACAGCGATTCCCTCTGGGATGTTATGAATGGCGATCGCTATGGCAATTGCCACACCCAAAGCAGGGTCCTGAATTGCAGAGGTGAAGGTGGCGATCCCTTCCGGAAAGTTGTGGATTCCGATTGCCAGAGCTGTGAAGGTGCCCATTTTCAGCAGGGCCGCATCATTGGCAGCTTTTGATGGTGCATTCATGTCCTCGACCTTTTTCAGTTCATGTGGATTTCCTTGCTTGGGTATGAACTTATCGATTAATGCAATCAACAAGATTCCTGCGAAAAAGCCACCCACGGTTGCCCAGTTTCCTGATTGTACCCCCAGCGCCGATACAAGGGAATCCTTCGCTTTTACGAAGATCTCGATCATCGATACATAAATCATGACTCCAGCTGAAAAACCAAGCGCTAGTGACAGGAACTTTGTATTGGTCCTCGATGTGAAAAAGGCGAGTATACTTCCGATGCCGGTGGCAAGACCTGCGAATAAAGTCAAACCGAAAGCAAATAAAATCTCCTCTGTCATTTTTATTCTCCTTTGAATATGAATTTAACCTGACCCGTGTAATTATCAAGAAGGAAAACAATAATTCTTAGTTTATGCAACTGCTTGAAAAAGTTTCACATTCAGGGATAAACCTTAATTGATGGACTTACTCTAAAGTGTTTCCTTAAGGCAACTTTTTGGGTGCAGGAGTCCTTTGTAAAAATAATATATGCGCGTAGGTCAAAAAGTTTCCTTTGGTAAACATTTTATCGCATAGGAAACTTAACCTGCAACTAAATTGTTTAAGAATTTTTATAATTTGTTGATAGATATCGAACTTTTACATGATATCACTTAGATATTAGCAATAGAATTCGACATGCCGGGATAGATTGCCTCCTGGTGACGGAGTCAAGGAACAAGAAAACCCCTGCAAATACTGCAGGGGCTCAGGACAACTATAGATAACTTTTAATTTCATATTCTGCTTTTTTCTCCTCCAGCCAGTTCGGGTATTCTGCCTGGATTCTCTGGTCAAATAACAATTCTTTAATTTCATCCTTATGATCATCAAACTTTGCGGCCTTCGCAGCTTTTTTATCAACAAGCTTGATGATATGGTAGCCAAACTCCGTTTTTACCGGTTCACTGACCGCACCGGTTCCCAAAGCGAATGCTGCCTTCTCGAATTCCTCAGCCATTTCTCCTTTTTCGAAATAGCCGAGGTCGCCGCCGTTATCGGCATTGCTTGTATCCGTTGAATACTCTTTTGCCAGTTCAGCAAAGTCCTTACCACTATTAAGCTCTTCCTTGATTTTATTGGCAGTCGCCTCGTCTTCTACTAGTATATGGCTCGCTTTCACCTGCTCTTTTTCATCAAAGGAATCTTTATTTTCCTCGAAATATGACTTTAGTTCCTCCTCGGTTACATCGATAGAAGAACCCATCATTTTTTCAGCGAGCAGATATATTTCGATGTCCTCTCTGATTCTGTCCATTGACACTTGGTTTTGCTCAAGCGCAGCCGTAAAGGCTTCTTCACCGCCATATGATTCCTCAAGCTTCGCCAGCTCTTCATCTATCTCATTGCCGGTCACCTTCACCTTTGCCTTCGCCGCTTCCATTTCAATCACTTTATTTGTGATCAGCGAATCCAAAATATCAGGGCCATACATTTCGGTCAGTTTAGTATTAAGTTCTTCCTTGGTGATCTTTTCGCCATTAACGCTTGCCGCTGTTTCTGTTTTTGTAAAAGCTGTCGCAAAGATTAAGAGAAGAACTAAAACGATCACTCCAAATATAATCGGCAGTTTATTGTTTTTCATAAAAGCACTCATCATTTCCCTCCATTATTCAGCGCTTGAAGCAGACAGATCAACCTTCAAGGTTTGCTGTTTGCCATCACGGTATATTTTCAATTCGACATTGTCGCTCTTTTGAATTTTCGTATACATGTATCTTCTTAGGTCACTCGCCTGTTCCACTTTTTCATCATTGATTCCAACGATGATATCCTGCTCCTGAAGGCCAGCTTTGGCTGCTGGAGAATTGGGGTCTACGTAAGTAACCATCGTACCTGACTCGATACTGTCAGGAAGATTCTCAAGATACATATCTGGTATTTGCGCCAGATCCGCAAGGCTTACACCCAGATACGGGCGTTCTACTTTCCCCTTTTCTATCAGCTGGTTGACGATCGGCAAAGCCTCGTTGCTTGGAATCGCAAAGCCTAGGCCTTCCACGCCATTCTGCGAAATTTTCAAGCTGTTGATGCCTATCACCTTGCCATTCGTATCGATTAACGCACCGCCGCTGTTGCCCGGGTTGATTGCTGCGTCCGTCTGGATGACATTCATTTCCCATTCCCCGGCAGAAGTCGGTACTGAGATGGACCGGTCTACCGCACTGACAATTCCCTGCGTTACCGTCCTCGATAAATCAAGGCCAAGCGGGTTTCCTATCGCAAGCACCTGGTCTCCAGCTCTTAAGACTGATGAATCACCAAACTCGATGACATCCGCTGCTTTGCCTGCGTCGATTTTAACAACCGCTAAATCAGTCAATGCGTCGGCTCCAACAACCTCTGCCGC
It contains:
- the zupT gene encoding zinc transporter ZupT; this translates as MTEEILFAFGLTLFAGLATGIGSILAFFTSRTNTKFLSLALGFSAGVMIYVSMIEIFVKAKDSLVSALGVQSGNWATVGGFFAGILLIALIDKFIPKQGNPHELKKVEDMNAPSKAANDAALLKMGTFTALAIGIHNFPEGIATFTSAIQDPALGVAIAIAIAIHNIPEGIAVSVPVYFATGDRKKAFKLSFLSGLSEPIGALAAYLFLMPFLNDIMFGVIFAAVAGIMVFISLDELLPAAKKYDESHLAIYGLVAGMAVMAVSLLLFI
- a CDS encoding S1C family serine protease, yielding MNEFEQHSRYQEQEHVKKSYRFKSVLSTVMAGVVGSAITLAAVNFTEADAGNQLQPQTETATESNSNIVTTPTSTKSSGSIADIIESSSKSIVGITNIQSENNPFTQSQGSVESGSGSGVIFKKKGNSAFIVTNNHVIEGASKVEVSLYNGEKVAAEVVGADALTDLAVVKIDAGKAADVIEFGDSSVLRAGDQVLAIGNPLGLDLSRTVTQGIVSAVDRSISVPTSAGEWEMNVIQTDAAINPGNSGGALIDTNGKVIGINSLKISQNGVEGLGFAIPSNEALPIVNQLIEKGKVERPYLGVSLADLAQIPDMYLENLPDSIESGTMVTYVDPNSPAAKAGLQEQDIIVGINDEKVEQASDLRRYMYTKIQKSDNVELKIYRDGKQQTLKVDLSASSAE
- a CDS encoding peptidylprolyl isomerase, producing MMSAFMKNNKLPIIFGVIVLVLLLIFATAFTKTETAASVNGEKITKEELNTKLTEMYGPDILDSLITNKVIEMEAAKAKVKVTGNEIDEELAKLEESYGGEEAFTAALEQNQVSMDRIREDIEIYLLAEKMMGSSIDVTEEELKSYFEENKDSFDEKEQVKASHILVEDEATANKIKEELNSGKDFAELAKEYSTDTSNADNGGDLGYFEKGEMAEEFEKAAFALGTGAVSEPVKTEFGYHIIKLVDKKAAKAAKFDDHKDEIKELLFDQRIQAEYPNWLEEKKAEYEIKSYL